From a single Pseudomonas cremoricolorata genomic region:
- a CDS encoding cysteine desulfurase family protein, giving the protein MNSHLPLYFDYAATTPVDDRVIEMMLTCLGRQGDFGNPASSGHAYGSAARARVEQARQQVAMCINATAGQIVWTSGATESNNLALKGAAEAFAQPGHLLTSALEHKAVLDTAAQLEQQGWTVTRLLPDADGLIQPHAVSAALRPDTRLVSLMAVNNELGTLTDFAAIGERVRAHGALMHVDAAQAVGKLEIDVARQPVDLMSFSAHKAYGPKGIGALYVGPRAQPVLRAQMHGGGHEFGLRSGTLASHQIVGMGYAFELAGKPGDAEYQKLQRLSQRLHEGLLALPGASVNGSIAQRVPHTLNLRIAATGFKPAALSTELALSTTSACNSASNAASHVLLALGLDEQAARSSVRLSLGRYSSEAEVDAAIAVFTRVITAGTKALW; this is encoded by the coding sequence ATGAACTCGCACTTGCCTCTGTATTTCGACTACGCCGCCACCACCCCTGTCGATGACCGTGTCATCGAAATGATGCTCACCTGCCTGGGTCGGCAGGGCGACTTCGGCAATCCGGCATCCTCCGGCCACGCCTACGGCAGCGCTGCGCGGGCACGGGTCGAGCAGGCTCGCCAGCAGGTGGCGATGTGCATCAATGCTACGGCCGGGCAAATCGTCTGGACCTCCGGCGCCACCGAATCGAACAACCTGGCACTCAAGGGCGCCGCCGAGGCCTTCGCGCAGCCCGGGCATCTGCTCACCAGTGCCCTTGAGCATAAAGCGGTACTGGACACTGCAGCGCAGCTCGAGCAGCAGGGCTGGACGGTGACTCGGCTGCTGCCGGATGCCGACGGCCTGATCCAGCCCCATGCCGTGAGCGCTGCGCTGCGCCCCGATACCCGGCTGGTATCGTTGATGGCGGTCAATAACGAGCTGGGCACCCTCACCGACTTTGCCGCCATCGGCGAGCGGGTGCGGGCCCACGGGGCGCTGATGCATGTCGATGCGGCGCAGGCGGTGGGCAAGCTGGAGATCGATGTTGCGCGTCAGCCGGTAGACTTGATGTCGTTCTCGGCACACAAGGCCTACGGCCCCAAAGGCATTGGTGCGCTGTACGTCGGGCCGCGTGCGCAGCCGGTTCTGCGCGCGCAGATGCACGGCGGGGGCCATGAGTTCGGGCTGCGCTCAGGCACGCTGGCCAGCCACCAGATCGTCGGCATGGGCTATGCCTTCGAACTGGCTGGCAAACCCGGCGATGCCGAGTATCAAAAGCTGCAGCGACTCAGCCAGCGCCTGCATGAGGGCTTGCTGGCGCTGCCTGGCGCAAGCGTCAACGGCAGTATCGCCCAGCGAGTACCGCACACCTTGAACCTGCGCATCGCGGCGACCGGGTTCAAGCCTGCCGCGTTGAGCACTGAACTGGCGTTGTCGACCACCTCTGCCTGCAATTCGGCCAGCAATGCGGCATCCCATGTGCTGCTCGCGCTAGGGCTCGATGAGCAGGCGGCGCGCAGCAGCGTGCGCCTTAGCCTGGGTCGCTACAGCAGTGAGGCTGAGGTGGACGCCGCCATTGCGGTGTTCACCCGGGTTATCACTGCGGGGACCAAGGCGCTCTGGTAG
- a CDS encoding MFS transporter: MSVTHEVPPATLRRVIAASAVGNFVEWFDFAVYGFLATLIASQFFASSDPGVGLLKTFAVFAVAFALRPLGGVVFGALGDRLGRKRVLSMTILMMAGSTTLIGLLPTYASIGLLAPVLLTLARCIQGFSAGGEYAGACAYLMEHAPREKRAFYGSFVPVSTFSAFACAAVLAYGLEASLSAEAMASWGWRVPFLVAAPLGLVGLYLRWRMEETPAFRAAMAEGKQHEHSPLKDTLRHHGRTICNLGAFISLTALSFYMFTTYFATYLQLVGHLSRAQSLLVTTVALLFAAGGCPLAGALSDRFGRRRTIMFTCFWVIACVFPAYWLASSGSLPYALVGVILLAVGALTSGVVTAALLSESFPTRSRYTASAITYNVAYTLFGGTAPLVATWLISQTGSSLAPAFYLVVIALLALVGGLALPETSRISLHDDTPHAGTTPHHAASGA, translated from the coding sequence ATGTCCGTCACACATGAGGTTCCCCCAGCCACCCTTCGCAGGGTAATCGCCGCATCAGCGGTCGGCAATTTCGTCGAGTGGTTCGACTTTGCAGTCTATGGCTTCCTCGCCACCCTGATCGCCAGCCAGTTCTTCGCCAGTTCCGACCCCGGTGTCGGGTTGCTCAAGACCTTCGCCGTATTCGCCGTGGCCTTCGCCTTGCGTCCGTTGGGCGGCGTGGTATTCGGTGCGCTGGGTGACCGCCTTGGCCGCAAGCGCGTGCTGTCGATGACCATCCTGATGATGGCCGGCTCGACCACTTTGATCGGTCTACTGCCTACCTATGCCAGCATCGGCTTGCTGGCGCCAGTGCTGCTGACCCTGGCCCGCTGCATTCAGGGCTTCTCGGCAGGTGGCGAATACGCCGGTGCCTGCGCCTACCTGATGGAGCACGCACCCCGTGAAAAACGCGCGTTCTACGGCAGTTTCGTGCCCGTCTCGACCTTCTCGGCCTTCGCCTGCGCTGCGGTGCTGGCCTATGGCCTGGAGGCCAGTCTGTCCGCCGAAGCCATGGCCAGCTGGGGCTGGCGCGTGCCTTTCCTGGTGGCAGCGCCGCTGGGTCTGGTGGGGCTCTACCTGCGCTGGCGCATGGAAGAAACCCCAGCGTTTCGCGCCGCCATGGCCGAAGGCAAGCAGCATGAGCATTCGCCGCTCAAGGACACCCTGCGCCATCACGGGCGCACCATCTGCAACCTGGGCGCGTTCATTTCGCTGACGGCGCTGTCGTTCTATATGTTCACCACGTATTTCGCCACTTATCTGCAACTGGTCGGCCATCTCAGCCGCGCCCAGTCGCTGCTGGTGACCACCGTCGCGTTGTTGTTCGCAGCGGGTGGTTGTCCTCTGGCGGGTGCACTGTCCGATCGATTTGGCCGGCGCCGGACGATCATGTTCACCTGCTTCTGGGTCATCGCCTGTGTGTTCCCCGCTTACTGGCTGGCCAGCTCTGGGTCGCTGCCCTACGCCTTGGTAGGCGTCATTCTGCTCGCCGTTGGTGCATTGACCAGTGGCGTCGTGACCGCTGCCTTGCTTTCGGAAAGTTTCCCTACTCGCAGCCGCTACACCGCATCGGCCATTACCTACAACGTCGCCTATACGCTGTTCGGAGGTACTGCACCCTTGGTCGCGACCTGGCTCATCAGCCAGACCGGCAGCAGCCTGGCACCTGCGTTCTACCTGGTGGTCATCGCCTTGCTGGCGCTGGTGGGCGGCTTGGCCTTACCGGAAACCTCGCGCATCTCACTGCATGACGACACCCCCCATGCAGGTACGACGCCCCATCATGCGGCATCAGGTGCCTGA
- a CDS encoding response regulator, producing MAKWLVGSGMMAERIRHHDWSATPLGPLHSWPQVLSTSVALCLASRFPQAILWGEQLITLHNDAFTEILGDKPAAIGRPFNEVWQEAWSDIGPMVSHAMSGEAVFIQDFPLLIERQARPERAYFTFCYSPIRDAEGTVVGMLDTVAETTATVLANQRLTFLDALGRAVANANDPSRILDISTQMLGQYLQLASCAYALMDDDQDGFTISGEWVADASTHLLGRYRLRDFGELALQRLRDGLPVVISDTLRELPSEAAATFGDIGARATVCVPLVKNGRLTALMAVHDSRPRCWTAAEQSLISEVIERSWAHIQRIQAHLEVRNTMAAMEALNATLEQRVQERTDQLLHTEAVLRQSQKLEAIGQLTGGVAHDFNNLLTIIRSSLHFLQRPELDAERRSRYLTTMVDTVDRGAKLTGQLLAFARRQALSPQIFDAGQRLSAISEMLDTVTGARLQVSLELPQTPCYICADLGQLETAVINMVINGRDAMAGEGALRLRLTANQQPHLPGQPSLIGPFAAIAVIDQGPGIAPELLERIFDPFFTTKALGQGTGLGLSQVFGFARQSGGDVQVRSVPGEGATFVLYLPQTHAPQATSASTLAPTRSVSGQTSAKRILVVEDNPDVGNFTTQILSEHGFQVSWADCGEDALVQLEHAQVPFDAVFSDVLMPGMGGLAMAQEIRRRYPELPVVLTSGYSEAVAGGGHAGFAFLAKPYSAQQVCALLAEVSGT from the coding sequence ATGGCTAAGTGGCTGGTAGGCAGTGGCATGATGGCGGAGCGGATCAGGCACCACGATTGGTCTGCCACCCCGCTAGGGCCTTTGCATAGCTGGCCACAGGTGCTCAGCACCAGCGTGGCGTTGTGTCTGGCTTCACGGTTTCCCCAGGCCATCCTATGGGGGGAGCAGTTGATCACCCTGCACAATGACGCGTTCACCGAAATCCTTGGCGACAAGCCGGCAGCCATCGGCCGACCTTTCAATGAGGTGTGGCAGGAAGCCTGGAGTGACATCGGCCCCATGGTCAGTCATGCGATGAGCGGCGAAGCCGTGTTCATTCAGGATTTTCCGCTGCTGATCGAGCGTCAGGCACGTCCCGAACGAGCCTACTTCACCTTCTGCTACAGCCCGATCCGTGACGCCGAAGGCACCGTCGTCGGCATGCTCGATACGGTTGCCGAAACCACTGCCACCGTGCTCGCCAACCAGCGGCTGACGTTCCTCGATGCCCTCGGACGAGCGGTCGCCAACGCCAACGATCCTTCACGGATTCTCGACATCAGCACGCAAATGCTCGGGCAATACCTGCAATTGGCCAGCTGTGCCTACGCGCTGATGGATGATGACCAGGACGGGTTCACCATCAGCGGCGAGTGGGTAGCCGATGCCTCGACCCATCTGCTGGGCCGCTATCGCCTCAGGGACTTCGGCGAGCTGGCGTTGCAACGTCTGCGCGACGGGCTGCCCGTAGTGATCAGCGATACGCTGCGAGAACTGCCCAGCGAGGCGGCCGCGACCTTTGGCGATATCGGCGCACGTGCCACCGTGTGCGTGCCCTTGGTCAAGAATGGGCGGCTGACCGCGCTGATGGCCGTCCACGACAGCCGGCCCCGTTGCTGGACCGCTGCCGAGCAGAGCCTGATCAGTGAAGTCATCGAACGCAGTTGGGCACACATTCAGCGCATCCAGGCGCACCTCGAAGTACGCAATACCATGGCCGCCATGGAAGCGCTCAATGCCACCCTGGAGCAACGCGTGCAAGAACGCACTGACCAACTGCTGCACACCGAGGCGGTACTGCGTCAGAGCCAGAAGCTCGAAGCGATCGGTCAGCTCACTGGCGGCGTTGCCCACGACTTCAATAACCTGCTGACCATCATTCGCTCATCGCTGCACTTTCTGCAACGCCCGGAACTGGATGCCGAGCGGCGCAGCCGTTACCTCACGACCATGGTCGACACGGTAGACCGCGGCGCCAAGCTCACCGGCCAGTTGCTGGCCTTCGCTCGCCGTCAGGCGCTCAGCCCGCAGATATTCGATGCCGGGCAACGACTGTCGGCGATCAGTGAAATGCTCGACACCGTCACCGGCGCCAGGTTGCAGGTGTCGCTGGAGCTGCCGCAAACGCCCTGCTATATCTGCGCAGATCTTGGTCAGCTGGAAACCGCGGTGATCAACATGGTGATCAACGGCCGCGATGCCATGGCCGGAGAAGGCGCCTTACGCCTGCGCCTGACGGCCAATCAGCAGCCGCACCTGCCGGGCCAGCCGAGCCTGATCGGGCCGTTTGCCGCCATCGCCGTGATCGATCAGGGCCCAGGCATCGCACCGGAGCTGCTCGAACGCATTTTCGACCCCTTCTTCACCACCAAGGCGCTGGGCCAAGGTACCGGTCTGGGCCTGTCTCAGGTATTTGGTTTCGCGCGGCAATCGGGTGGCGATGTGCAGGTCAGGAGTGTGCCGGGCGAGGGAGCGACGTTCGTTCTTTACCTGCCACAGACCCACGCACCGCAGGCAACGTCGGCAAGCACTCTGGCACCGACCCGGAGCGTGTCCGGCCAGACTTCGGCCAAGCGAATACTGGTGGTTGAGGACAATCCTGACGTCGGCAACTTCACCACACAGATTCTGAGCGAGCATGGCTTTCAGGTCAGCTGGGCCGACTGCGGTGAAGATGCACTGGTGCAACTGGAGCATGCGCAGGTGCCGTTCGACGCAGTGTTTTCCGATGTCCTGATGCCCGGTATGGGCGGACTGGCAATGGCCCAGGAGATTCGCCGGCGCTACCCCGAGCTACCGGTAGTCCTCACCTCCGGCTACAGCGAGGCTGTTGCCGGAGGTGGACATGCGGGCTTCGCATTTCTGGCCAAGCCCTATTCCGCTCAGCAGGTCTGCGCCCTGCTCGCCGAGGTATCAGGCACCTGA
- a CDS encoding asparaginase, whose translation MNAALKTFAPSALALLLLIPAGVSAQEAQTQQKRANVVILATGGTIAGAGASAANSATYQAAKLGVDKLIAGVPELADLANVRGEQVMQIASESIGNEDLLKLAKRVAELADSADVDGIVITHGTDTLEETAYFLNLVEKTEKPIVVVGSMRPGTAMSADGMLNLYNAVAVAGDKQSWGKGVLVTMNDEIQSGRDVSKAVNIKTEAFKSAWGPMGMVVEGKSYWFRLPAKRHTINSEFDIKQITSLPAVDIAYGYGNVTDTAYKALAQNGAKALIHAGTGNGSVSSRVVPALQELRHNGVQIIRSSHVNQGGFVLRNAEQPDDKNDWVVAHDLNPQKARILAMVALTKTQDSKELQRIFWEY comes from the coding sequence ATGAATGCTGCACTAAAGACATTTGCCCCCAGCGCACTGGCGCTGCTTTTGCTAATCCCGGCCGGTGTTTCGGCCCAGGAAGCACAGACTCAACAAAAACGCGCCAACGTGGTCATCCTTGCAACTGGCGGCACCATCGCCGGTGCTGGGGCCAGCGCGGCCAACAGTGCCACCTACCAGGCAGCGAAACTGGGCGTCGACAAGCTGATTGCCGGCGTCCCGGAACTGGCTGACCTGGCCAACGTACGTGGCGAACAGGTCATGCAGATCGCCTCGGAAAGCATTGGCAACGAGGACTTGCTCAAGCTCGCCAAACGTGTCGCCGAACTGGCTGACAGCGCGGACGTGGACGGCATCGTCATCACCCACGGCACCGATACCCTCGAAGAAACGGCCTACTTCCTCAACCTGGTCGAGAAAACCGAGAAGCCGATCGTGGTCGTCGGCTCGATGCGCCCAGGCACGGCAATGTCGGCCGATGGCATGCTCAACCTGTACAACGCGGTAGCGGTGGCCGGGGACAAACAATCCTGGGGCAAAGGCGTGCTGGTTACCATGAACGACGAGATCCAGTCGGGTCGCGACGTCAGCAAGGCGGTCAACATCAAGACCGAGGCCTTCAAGAGCGCCTGGGGCCCGATGGGCATGGTCGTCGAGGGCAAATCGTACTGGTTCCGCCTGCCGGCCAAGCGCCACACGATCAACTCCGAATTCGACATCAAACAGATCACCAGCCTGCCGGCAGTGGATATCGCCTATGGCTACGGCAACGTGACCGACACCGCGTACAAGGCCCTGGCCCAGAACGGTGCCAAAGCGTTGATCCACGCAGGTACAGGCAACGGCTCGGTGTCGTCGCGGGTGGTGCCGGCGCTGCAGGAATTGCGTCATAACGGTGTGCAGATCATCCGCTCGTCCCACGTCAATCAGGGCGGTTTCGTACTGCGTAACGCCGAACAGCCTGATGACAAGAACGACTGGGTCGTCGCCCATGACCTTAACCCACAGAAGGCACGTATTTTGGCCATGGTCGCCCTGACCAAGACCCAAGACAGCAAAGAGCTGCAGCGCATCTTCTGGGAGTACTGA
- a CDS encoding I78 family peptidase inhibitor — MLGTRASLASLLVLAMLAGCSTGGSTTDAGRDAAPAADAAQANDGRCQASGADFAIGKQGTPELLEQARAASGAQIARLLTPRDMVTLEYRSERLNLNVNEQGVVNRVNCG; from the coding sequence ATGCTTGGTACTCGCGCTTCTCTGGCGTCGCTACTGGTGCTGGCTATGTTGGCTGGTTGCAGCACGGGCGGCAGCACCACGGACGCAGGCCGCGATGCGGCGCCGGCGGCTGACGCCGCACAGGCAAACGATGGCCGCTGCCAGGCCAGCGGCGCAGACTTCGCCATTGGCAAACAGGGTACGCCTGAGCTGCTTGAGCAAGCACGCGCTGCCAGCGGTGCGCAGATTGCCCGATTGCTTACGCCCCGCGACATGGTCACCCTGGAGTATCGCTCCGAGCGCTTGAACCTAAACGTCAACGAGCAGGGTGTGGTCAATCGCGTCAATTGCGGTTGA
- a CDS encoding cold-shock protein, producing MSNRQTGTVKWFNDEKGYGFITPQGGGDDLFVHFKAIESDGFKSLKEGQTVSFVAERGQKGMQAAQVRPE from the coding sequence ATGTCCAATCGCCAAACCGGCACCGTCAAATGGTTCAATGATGAGAAAGGCTACGGCTTCATCACTCCACAAGGCGGCGGCGACGACCTGTTCGTTCACTTCAAAGCCATCGAAAGCGACGGTTTCAAGTCTTTGAAAGAAGGCCAGACCGTTTCGTTCGTCGCTGAGCGTGGCCAGAAAGGCATGCAGGCAGCGCAGGTTCGTCCGGAATAA
- the thrS gene encoding threonine--tRNA ligase: MPTITLPDGSQRSFDDAVTVAQVAASIGAGLAKATLAGKVDGKLVDACELIERDATLQIITPKDEEGLEIIRHSCAHLIGHAVKQLYPTARMVIGPVIDEGFYYDIAYERPFTPDDLAAIEKRMHQLIDKDYDVIKKMTPRDEVIEVFAARGEEYKLRLVEDMPDEQAMGLYYHEEYVDMCRGPHVPNTRFLKAFKLTKLSGAYWRGDAKNEQLQRVYGTAWADKKQLAAYIQRIEEAEKRDHRKIGKQLDLFHLQEEAPGMVFWHPDGWTVYQVLEQYMRTVQRINGYLEIKTPQVVDRILWERSGHWSNYAENMFTTSSESRDYAVKPMNCPCHVQVFNQGLKSYRDLPLRLAEFGACHRNEPSGALHGIMRVRGFTQDDAHIFCTEEQVKKEAADFIKLTLDVYKDFGFTDIAMKLSTRPAKRVGSEELWDRAETALADALNESGLEWEYQPGEGAFYGPKIEFTLRDCLGRNWQCGTLQYDPNLPERLDASYIAEDNARKRPVMLHRAILGSFERFIGMLIEHYAGVFPAWLAPTQAVIMNITDKQADFALEVEKNLADRGLRAKSDLRNEKIGFKIREHTLLKVPFLLVIGDREVETQTVAVRTREGADLGSMSVAQFAEHLSQAVSRRGRQESE; this comes from the coding sequence ATGCCCACCATTACTCTTCCCGATGGCAGTCAGCGTTCGTTCGACGATGCCGTAACCGTGGCTCAAGTCGCCGCATCCATTGGTGCAGGTCTGGCTAAGGCCACCCTGGCCGGCAAGGTCGACGGCAAGCTGGTCGATGCCTGCGAGCTGATCGAGCGCGATGCCACGTTGCAGATCATCACCCCCAAGGATGAAGAGGGACTGGAGATCATCCGTCACTCGTGCGCTCACCTGATCGGCCATGCAGTCAAGCAGCTGTATCCGACCGCGCGCATGGTGATCGGCCCTGTGATCGACGAAGGCTTCTACTACGACATCGCGTATGAGCGTCCCTTCACCCCGGACGACCTGGCTGCGATCGAGAAGCGCATGCATCAGTTGATCGACAAGGACTACGACGTCATCAAGAAAATGACCCCGCGCGACGAGGTCATTGAGGTGTTCGCCGCCCGTGGCGAGGAGTACAAGCTGCGTCTGGTCGAAGACATGCCCGACGAGCAGGCCATGGGCCTGTACTACCACGAAGAGTACGTGGACATGTGCCGCGGCCCGCACGTGCCCAACACCCGCTTCCTCAAAGCGTTCAAGCTGACCAAGCTGTCGGGCGCCTACTGGCGCGGCGATGCCAAGAACGAGCAGCTGCAGCGCGTCTATGGCACGGCCTGGGCTGACAAGAAGCAACTGGCCGCCTATATCCAGCGCATCGAAGAAGCCGAAAAGCGCGATCATCGCAAGATCGGCAAGCAGCTCGATCTGTTCCACCTGCAGGAAGAAGCGCCGGGCATGGTGTTCTGGCATCCGGACGGCTGGACCGTCTATCAGGTGCTCGAGCAGTACATGCGTACCGTGCAGCGCATCAACGGCTACCTGGAAATCAAGACCCCGCAAGTGGTCGATCGCATTCTTTGGGAGCGCTCCGGGCACTGGTCGAACTATGCGGAAAACATGTTCACCACCTCGTCCGAGAGCCGCGACTATGCGGTCAAGCCGATGAACTGCCCGTGTCACGTGCAGGTGTTCAACCAGGGCCTGAAGTCCTACCGTGACCTGCCGCTGCGTCTGGCCGAGTTCGGCGCCTGTCACCGTAACGAGCCTTCCGGGGCGCTGCACGGCATCATGCGCGTGCGCGGCTTCACCCAGGACGATGCGCATATCTTCTGCACCGAAGAGCAGGTGAAGAAAGAAGCCGCTGACTTCATCAAGCTGACCCTGGATGTGTACAAGGACTTCGGCTTCACCGATATCGCCATGAAGCTGTCTACCCGTCCTGCCAAACGAGTCGGTTCCGAAGAGCTGTGGGATCGCGCCGAGACTGCGCTGGCCGACGCCTTGAACGAGTCGGGTCTGGAGTGGGAATACCAGCCGGGCGAGGGCGCGTTCTATGGTCCGAAGATCGAATTCACCCTGCGCGATTGCCTGGGACGGAACTGGCAGTGCGGTACCTTGCAGTACGATCCGAACCTGCCCGAGCGTCTGGACGCCAGCTACATCGCTGAAGATAACGCCCGCAAGCGCCCGGTCATGCTGCACCGTGCCATCCTGGGTTCGTTCGAGCGCTTCATCGGCATGCTGATCGAGCACTATGCCGGGGTCTTCCCCGCATGGCTGGCGCCGACCCAGGCGGTGATCATGAATATCACCGACAAACAGGCCGATTTTGCCCTCGAGGTGGAAAAAAACCTGGCTGATCGCGGCTTGCGTGCCAAGTCCGACTTGAGAAATGAAAAGATCGGCTTTAAAATCCGCGAGCATACTTTGCTCAAGGTCCCGTTCCTTTTGGTTATAGGGGATCGCGAAGTCGAAACGCAAACCGTTGCCGTGCGCACCCGCGAAGGCGCTGACCTGGGCTCGATGTCCGTCGCGCAGTTCGCTGAGCACCTCTCGCAAGCGGTTTCCCGGCGTGGTCGCCAAGAATCGGAGTAA
- the infC gene encoding translation initiation factor IF-3, translating to MTIKRDMRNDKRAAPKAPINENISAREVRLIGADGEQIGIVSIDEALRIAEEAKLDLVEISADAVPPVCKVMDYGKHLFEKKKQANEAKKNQKQIQIKEIKFRPGTEEGDYQVKLRNLVRFLADGDKAKISLRFRGREMAHQELGMELLKRVEADLVEYGSVEQHPKMEGRQLMMVIAPKKKK from the coding sequence ATGACTATTAAGCGTGATATGAGAAACGATAAACGAGCTGCACCGAAAGCACCGATCAACGAGAATATCTCGGCCCGCGAGGTTCGGTTAATTGGTGCTGATGGCGAGCAGATTGGCATCGTCTCGATCGATGAAGCGCTTCGTATCGCTGAAGAAGCGAAGCTGGATCTGGTGGAAATTTCTGCAGACGCTGTACCGCCTGTTTGCAAGGTCATGGACTACGGCAAGCACCTCTTCGAGAAGAAGAAGCAGGCCAACGAAGCCAAGAAGAACCAGAAGCAGATCCAGATTAAAGAAATCAAGTTTCGTCCAGGGACGGAAGAAGGGGATTACCAGGTAAAACTACGCAACCTGGTACGTTTCCTTGCCGATGGGGACAAGGCCAAGATCTCTCTGAGATTCCGTGGTCGTGAGATGGCCCACCAGGAGCTGGGCATGGAGCTGTTGAAGCGGGTCGAAGCCGACCTCGTCGAATACGGCTCTGTTGAACAGCATCCGAAGATGGAAGGACGCCAGCTGATGATGGTCATCGCCCCCAAAAAGAAGAAGTAA
- the rpmI gene encoding 50S ribosomal protein L35, whose translation MPKMKTKSGAAKRFLKTATGFKHKHAFKSHILTKMSTKRKRQLRGSSMLHPSDVAKVARMLRVR comes from the coding sequence ATGCCAAAAATGAAAACCAAGAGCGGTGCTGCGAAGCGTTTCCTGAAAACGGCAACCGGCTTCAAGCACAAGCACGCTTTCAAGAGCCACATCCTGACCAAAATGTCGACCAAGCGTAAGCGTCAACTGCGCGGTAGCAGCATGCTGCATCCGTCTGACGTCGCAAAAGTCGCGCGCATGCTGCGCGTTCGTTAA
- the rplT gene encoding 50S ribosomal protein L20, with protein MARVKRGVIARKRHKKILKLAKGYYGARSRVFRVAKQAVIKAGQYAYRDRRQKKRQFRALWIARINAGARTNGLSYSRLIAGLKKASIEIDRKVLADLAVNEKAAFAAIVEKAKAVLA; from the coding sequence ATGGCTCGTGTAAAGCGCGGCGTTATCGCTCGTAAGCGTCACAAGAAAATCCTGAAGCTGGCTAAAGGCTACTACGGCGCCCGTTCGCGCGTATTCCGTGTTGCCAAGCAGGCTGTCATCAAGGCTGGTCAATATGCCTACCGTGACCGTCGCCAGAAAAAACGTCAGTTCCGCGCACTGTGGATCGCTCGTATCAACGCCGGTGCACGCACCAACGGTCTGTCCTACAGCCGTCTGATTGCTGGCCTGAAAAAAGCGTCGATCGAAATCGACCGCAAGGTTCTGGCTGACCTGGCAGTGAACGAAAAAGCGGCGTTTGCTGCAATTGTCGAGAAAGCTAAAGCCGTTCTGGCTTAA
- the pheS gene encoding phenylalanine--tRNA ligase subunit alpha encodes MENLDALVSQALEAVERAEDINALEQIRVQFLGKKGELTQVMKTLGNLPAEERPKVGALINDAKERVTVVLNTRKAAFEAAELNGRLAAERIDVTLPGRGQTTGGLHPITRTLERIEQFFTHIGYGIAEGPEVEDDYHNFEALNIPGHHPARAMHDTFYFNANMLLRTHTSPVQVRTMESSQPPIRIVCPGRVYRCDSDITHSPMFHQVEGLLIDRDINFADLKGTIEEFLRVFFEKELAVRFRPSFFPFTEPSAEVDIQCVMCSGKGCRVCKQTGWLEVMGCGMVHPNVLRMSGIDPETYQGFAFGMGAERLAMLRYGVNDLRLFFDNDLRFLAQFR; translated from the coding sequence ATGGAAAACCTGGACGCGCTGGTCTCCCAAGCCCTTGAGGCGGTGGAGCGCGCTGAAGACATCAATGCCCTGGAACAGATCCGGGTCCAGTTTCTCGGCAAGAAAGGCGAGCTGACTCAGGTGATGAAGACCCTGGGCAATCTGCCGGCCGAAGAGCGCCCCAAGGTCGGAGCGCTGATCAACGATGCCAAGGAACGCGTCACCGTCGTGCTCAACACGCGCAAGGCGGCATTCGAAGCCGCTGAGCTAAACGGCCGTCTGGCGGCAGAGCGTATCGATGTGACCTTGCCGGGCCGCGGACAGACCACTGGCGGGCTGCATCCGATCACCCGCACCCTCGAGCGCATCGAGCAGTTCTTCACGCATATCGGCTACGGCATCGCCGAAGGCCCTGAAGTTGAAGACGACTACCACAACTTCGAAGCGCTCAACATCCCTGGCCACCATCCGGCGCGGGCGATGCATGACACCTTCTATTTCAACGCCAACATGTTGCTGCGCACGCATACCTCGCCGGTGCAAGTGCGGACCATGGAGTCCAGCCAACCGCCCATTCGGATTGTCTGCCCAGGGCGTGTCTATCGCTGCGACTCGGATATCACCCATTCCCCGATGTTCCATCAGGTCGAAGGCTTGTTGATCGACCGGGATATCAACTTCGCTGACCTCAAAGGCACCATCGAAGAGTTTCTTCGGGTGTTCTTCGAGAAAGAGCTGGCGGTACGTTTCCGCCCATCCTTCTTCCCTTTCACCGAGCCGTCCGCCGAGGTGGATATCCAGTGCGTCATGTGCTCGGGCAAGGGCTGCCGGGTGTGCAAGCAGACTGGCTGGCTGGAAGTGATGGGCTGCGGCATGGTGCATCCGAACGTGTTGCGCATGTCCGGCATCGATCCGGAAACCTATCAAGGGTTCGCCTTCGGCA